The following proteins are co-located in the Pseudomonas sp. ATCC 13867 genome:
- the gloA gene encoding lactoylglutathione lyase — protein sequence MPVRLMHTMLRVMDLQRSLDFYVGRLGMRLLRSTDYPNGRFTNTFVGFEDEERGTVLELTHNWDRTEPYEHGTAWGHLAFGVSSLRECVERLRAAGVPVVREPGPMSGGTREIAFVLDPDGYRVELLESVVEDA from the coding sequence ATGCCGGTGCGCCTGATGCACACGATGCTGCGGGTCATGGACCTGCAGCGTTCGCTGGATTTCTACGTGGGCCGGTTGGGGATGCGTCTGCTGCGCAGTACGGATTACCCCAACGGCCGCTTCACCAACACCTTCGTCGGCTTCGAGGACGAGGAACGCGGGACGGTCCTGGAGCTGACGCACAACTGGGATCGCACGGAACCCTACGAGCACGGCACGGCCTGGGGACACCTGGCCTTCGGTGTGAGTTCGCTCCGCGAGTGCGTGGAGCGCTTGCGGGCCGCCGGCGTACCGGTGGTCCGTGAGCCGGGGCCGATGTCGGGTGGCACCCGGGAGATCGCTTTCGTGCTCGATCCGGATGGCTATCGGGTCGAGTTGCTTGAGTCAGTGGTGGAGGACGCCTGA
- a CDS encoding aromatic ring-hydroxylating oxygenase subunit alpha, with protein MHEFAEPGTCAPIEVAGQPLLIVSNDNGEVGVFHNVCRHRGLKLVSDRCNVQGSISCPYHAWSYSLDGELEAAPHFGGFRKQEVPGFSRADHGLKRVRHAQWNDWIFVNLSGDAEAFEDYSRSFAEQIKLLDVKLLKPIGKIDLGEVKCNWKFLMENFIEPYHVPIVHDETASGQPLKDHYTIVDGRCLGSAIDVEAEKETTAKSSSLDMSARYLTLFPNFVLGIYLPDQAGVHLNIPVSADRTRQFRVLYSVGEQHYNASDKENLCNLWYSVHKEDHAIAELLQEGRRSPVMSDGGVMSPHWEDSANQFQNLVLDAMKD; from the coding sequence GTGCATGAGTTTGCCGAGCCGGGCACTTGCGCGCCGATCGAGGTGGCCGGGCAGCCGCTGCTCATCGTCTCGAACGACAATGGCGAAGTCGGTGTATTCCACAACGTCTGCCGCCATCGCGGGCTGAAACTCGTGAGCGATCGCTGCAACGTCCAGGGCTCGATCAGCTGTCCTTACCACGCCTGGTCCTACTCGCTCGATGGCGAGCTCGAGGCGGCGCCTCACTTCGGTGGTTTCCGCAAGCAGGAGGTTCCGGGCTTCTCCCGTGCCGATCACGGCCTCAAGCGCGTGCGCCACGCCCAGTGGAACGACTGGATCTTCGTCAACCTGTCCGGCGATGCCGAGGCGTTCGAAGACTATTCGCGCTCCTTCGCCGAGCAGATCAAGCTGCTCGACGTGAAGCTCCTCAAGCCGATCGGCAAGATCGACCTGGGGGAGGTGAAGTGCAACTGGAAGTTCCTGATGGAGAACTTCATCGAGCCGTACCATGTCCCGATCGTCCACGACGAAACCGCCTCGGGTCAGCCGCTGAAGGACCACTACACCATCGTCGACGGGCGCTGCCTGGGCTCCGCGATCGACGTGGAAGCGGAGAAGGAAACCACCGCGAAGTCCAGCAGCCTGGACATGAGCGCCCGCTACCTGACGCTGTTCCCCAACTTCGTGCTGGGCATCTACCTGCCCGACCAGGCCGGCGTGCACCTGAACATCCCGGTATCCGCCGACCGCACCCGCCAGTTCCGCGTGCTCTACAGCGTGGGCGAGCAGCATTACAACGCCTCCGACAAGGAGAACCTCTGCAACCTCTGGTACAGCGTGCACAAGGAAGACCACGCGATTGCCGAGCTGCTGCAGGAAGGCCGTCGTTCCCCCGTGATGAGCGACGGCGGCGTGATGTCGCCGCACTGGGAAGACAGCGCCAATCAGTTCCAGAACCTCGTTCTCGACGCGATGAAGGACTGA
- a CDS encoding Rieske (2Fe-2S) protein, with translation MNAREEDWAVACRVDEIEDQQARRVRVGDEAIAVFNLGGRFHALADRCPHGDASLAEGWVENGEVECPLHQARFDIATGEVLCAPAKSCARRYPVKVENDVVLIGVFENTLQLA, from the coding sequence ATGAACGCGCGCGAAGAGGACTGGGCAGTCGCATGCCGGGTTGACGAGATCGAGGATCAGCAAGCCAGGCGGGTTCGGGTCGGCGACGAAGCGATCGCCGTATTCAACCTTGGCGGCCGCTTCCATGCGTTGGCGGACCGCTGTCCGCACGGGGATGCCTCGCTGGCGGAGGGGTGGGTCGAGAACGGCGAGGTCGAATGCCCGCTGCACCAGGCGCGCTTCGATATCGCCACCGGTGAGGTCCTCTGCGCGCCGGCCAAATCCTGTGCCCGGCGTTATCCGGTCAAGGTTGAAAACGACGTGGTGTTGATCGGTGTGTTCGAGAACACCCTGCAACTGGCATAA
- a CDS encoding LysR substrate-binding domain-containing protein: MTHRLPPLNTLKTFEVAARHLSFTQASLELNVTPSAISHQIKLLEENLGVRLFRRENNRLLLTDAGSYLLPECSRSFAHLLEVTQKVRELGNGRPLTIALRPYFAQKWLMPRVSSFWQQHPEIELSLHHTIQFSPTSLDAYDIAIAWASGPFPGLEAYRLVNGDLTPVCSPATLKRLGNPPDVTALSGQVLLDEETPNNWDRWLELAGEPRLKPFKRVSIDDTNVRLHAAIDGQGLILTCLSLLERELSEGILVAPFPIALPHYSYYLLYRPDVLTNPQARIFIDWLKAQAA, translated from the coding sequence ATGACCCATCGACTCCCCCCGCTGAATACCCTGAAAACCTTCGAAGTTGCCGCCCGACACCTCAGCTTCACCCAGGCCTCGCTCGAGCTGAACGTCACACCCTCGGCGATCAGCCACCAGATCAAACTGCTCGAGGAAAACCTCGGAGTCCGGCTGTTTCGAAGGGAAAACAATCGTCTGCTGCTCACGGATGCGGGCAGCTACCTGCTCCCGGAGTGCAGCCGGTCCTTCGCGCACCTCCTGGAGGTCACCCAGAAGGTGCGCGAACTGGGCAATGGCCGCCCGCTCACCATCGCGCTGCGCCCCTATTTCGCCCAGAAATGGCTGATGCCGAGGGTCTCCTCGTTCTGGCAGCAGCACCCGGAGATCGAGCTCAGCCTGCATCACACCATCCAGTTCTCGCCCACCAGTCTCGACGCTTATGACATCGCCATCGCCTGGGCCAGCGGCCCCTTCCCGGGGCTGGAAGCGTACCGCCTGGTGAACGGGGACCTCACGCCCGTCTGCAGCCCCGCGACCTTGAAAAGACTGGGGAATCCGCCGGACGTGACGGCCCTGTCGGGGCAGGTGCTGCTGGACGAAGAGACGCCCAACAACTGGGATCGATGGCTCGAACTGGCGGGGGAGCCTCGCCTGAAACCGTTCAAGCGCGTGAGCATCGACGACACCAACGTCAGGCTTCACGCCGCCATCGATGGCCAGGGCCTCATCCTGACGTGCCTGTCCCTGCTGGAGCGGGAGCTGAGCGAGGGCATCCTGGTCGCGCCCTTCCCCATCGCGCTGCCGCACTACTCCTACTACCTCCTGTACCGACCCGATGTCCTCACCAATCCCCAGGCGCGCATCTTCATCGACTGGCTCAAGGCCCAGGCGGCGTGA